A single region of the Branchiostoma lanceolatum isolate klBraLanc5 chromosome 1, klBraLanc5.hap2, whole genome shotgun sequence genome encodes:
- the LOC136432843 gene encoding glycoprotein endo-alpha-1,2-mannosidase-like has protein sequence MAFRACWRSEKLLVGIILVCFLGSCLFSVYSLSQSDHTLDQVIGPFALPKVDLKKRLALHRTAQPKVLLKHGGSLFQHNKTVKIPEKSEEKNQVFVPHVGLVADSQQQKQDENIKELNVVEDDSNSKQGFVPRVGFDSEQINDGKADIPSAFKEKDFAPPNYNLHVFYYPWYGNPEQNGKYLHWNHNLIPHWNKQEAKKWPTGRHQPPDDVGANFYPSLGAYSSSDPAVIEHHMQQMRYAGIGVFAVSWYPPEQADNEGQPSDSLIPALMDAAQKYSLKVAFHIEPYEGRTDWSLQHSVRYIVDTYGTHPAFYRHTRNGKNLPLFYVYDSYNLPAKDWRNLLSPSGSHTIRNTAYDAIFLGLLVELKHKNEILQGGFDGFYTYFATNGFTYGSSFSNWKTLKQFANQNKMMFVPSIGPGYVDTRVRPWNGRNTRKRLNGKYYNDAFQAAFDVTPEIISVTSFNEWHEGTQVEMAVPKKVGEYTYNDYTPNSPEFYLQLTRNWSEKFKNLQ, from the exons ATGGCATTCCGTGCGTGCTGGAGATCGGAGAAGCTTCTTGTTGGGATCATACTGGTTTGTTTCCTAGGCAGCTGCTTGTTTTCTGTGTACAGTCTGTCCCAGTCAGACCACACCCTCGACCAGGTAATCGGGCCTTTCGCACTGCCAAAAGTGGACTTGAAGAAGAGATTGGCACTACACAGAACTGCTCAGCCGAAGGTATTACTCAAACATGGAGGCTCCTTGttccaacacaacaaaactGTCAAGATTCCAGAGAAAAGTGAGGAAAAGAATCAAGTTTTTGTGCCGCATGTTGGTCTTGTAGCAGACAGCCAACAACAGAAACAAGACGAAAATATCAAAGAACTTAATGTTGTCGAAGACGACTCCAATTCCAAACAGGGTTTTGTGCCTCGTGTGGGGTTCGATTCCGAACAAATCAACGATGGTAAAGCTGACATTCCTTCAGCATTCAAAGAGAAAGACTTCGCTCCACCAAactacaacctacatgtattctaCTACCCGTGGTATGGAAACCCTGAACAAAATGGGAAATACCTTCACTGGAACCACAACCTGATTCCACATTGGAACAAACAGGAGGCTAAGAAGTGGCCAACAGGAAGACACCAGCCTCCAGACGACGTAGGAGCAAACTTCTATCCCAGCCTGGGAGCATACAGTTCCTCTGACCCTGCTGTTATTGAACATCATATGCAGCAGATGAGATATGCAGGAATAG GAGTCTTTGCAGTATCCTGGTACCCTCCGGAGCAGGCTGATAATGAGGGCCAGCCCAGCGACTCTCTCATCCCAGCTCTGATGGatgctgcacagaaatacagCCTTAAG GTTGCCTTTCACATTGAACCGTATGAGGGCAGGACAGACTGGAGCCTGCAGCATTCTGTGAGGTACATTGTCGATACATATGGAACCCACCCTGCATTCTACCGCCATACCAGAAATGGGAAGAATCTCCCACTGTTCTACGTGTATGACTCTTATAACCTCCCTGCCAAGGACTGGAGAAATCTCCTCTCTCCCTCTGGGTCACACACCATCAGGAACACAGCCTATGACGCCATTTTCCTGGGCCTCCTTGTTGaattaaaacacaaaaatgagATTCTCCAAGGGGGGTTTGACGGATTTTACACATACTTTGCCACAAATGGTTTCACGTATGGCTCTTCCTTCTCAAACTGGAAAACGCTCAAGCAGTTTGCAAACCAAAACAAGATGATGTTCGTACCCAGCATCGGTCCTGGCTATGTTGATACAAGGGTGCGTCCATGGAATGGGAGGAACACGAGAAAGCGTCTCAACGGGAAATATTACAACGATGCATTCCAGGCAGCTTTTGACGTTACTCCGGAGATCATTTCAGTGACTTCTTTTAACGAGTGGCATGAAGGAACACAGGTCGAGATGGCGGTACCAAAGAAGGTTGGGGAGTACACCTATAATGACTACACTCCCAACTCTCCTGAGTTCTACCTCCAGCTGACTAGGAACTGGagtgaaaaattcaaaaatctTCAGTAG
- the LOC136432861 gene encoding NADH dehydrogenase [ubiquinone] 1 alpha subcomplex assembly factor 4-like, producing MGSKISKLPKAGLRPMKNLNVEARAHRLLDQEKPQPAPQYPTTKEEIARVQKLHPEIVKQQQTKDVRLDDFLKQVRVESHDPVLKTSEGDRTEALPDSSQTSSTIRQVTSGDTLDVRKVTEGKMTVHQILEVLIRHKKDPEEWTAEKVSQEFSLELEHARGLLTYFKTFEIKAFGQIPEEIRKQINPGTKAAP from the exons ATGGGCTCTAAGATAAGCAAGTTACCCAAGGCGGGGTTAAGACCGATGAAGAACTTGAATGTTGAAGCCCGGGCCCACCGACTTCTGGACCAGGAGAAACCACAGCCCGCCCCGCAGTACCCTACCACTAAGGAAGAGATAGCAAGAGTACAGAAAC TCCATCCTGAAATTGTAAAACAGCAGCAGACCAAAGATGTCAGACTAGATGATTTCCTCAAGCAGGTCAGAGTGGAGTCACATGACCCGGTACTGAAG ACCTCTGAAGGAGATAGAACAGAAGCTCTTCCAGATTCCAGTCAAACATCCTCCACTATAAGACAAGTCACTTCAGGTGATACACTGGATGTCAGGAAAGTGACAGAAG GGAAGATGACTGTTCACCAGATTCTAGAGGTACTTATCAGACACAAGAAAGACCCAGAAGAGTGGACAGCAGAGAAAGTGTCTCAGGAATTCAGTCTGGAGCTGGAACATGCCCGAGGACTCTTAACTTACTTCAAAACGTTTGAGATCAAGGCATTCGGACAGATACCAGAGGAGATTAGAAAACAAATCAACCCAGGAACAAAGGCAGCACCATGA